In one Chitinispirillales bacterium genomic region, the following are encoded:
- the rplU gene encoding 50S ribosomal protein L21 — protein sequence MVSVVKQGGFQYKVAEGELLNIPLVEGKIGEEITLESVLLVSDGVKTTVGTPDIKGAVVKAEIVEHGRTKKILVVKKHRRKDYQRRNGHRQDFTKIKIISINAA from the coding sequence ATGGTTTCGGTAGTAAAACAGGGTGGATTTCAGTATAAAGTGGCTGAAGGCGAGTTGTTGAATATTCCGCTTGTAGAAGGTAAAATCGGAGAGGAAATTACTTTAGAATCCGTTCTTCTTGTGAGCGACGGAGTAAAAACGACGGTTGGTACGCCGGATATTAAAGGTGCGGTTGTTAAAGCCGAAATAGTGGAACATGGGCGGACTAAAAAGATTCTGGTCGTAAAAAAACACAGAAGAAAAGACTACCAGAGAAGAAACGGACATCGTCAGGATTTTACTAAGATTAAAATTATT